A genomic segment from Nodularia sphaerocarpa UHCC 0038 encodes:
- a CDS encoding L,D-transpeptidase, which produces MVRNESVARIVMFLCFGTAILSLAVHWRMTTTQGSFEQPASAAGSRSEVADGGLGKTVPGASIAPVQPTHQPDIQKSAVPRLSVALSTNSAGSNQLRSLFSRQRQNSPDLSSQTSSQTEVVVNLSDRRTYVYKKGEVIASYPIAIGKEGWETPTGSFRVTDMQQYPIWQHPITDKVFPSGADSPLGERWIGFWSDGRNEIGFHGTPDTHLLGAAISHGCLRMRNDDVRLLYEQVNIGTLVSVRD; this is translated from the coding sequence ATGGTAAGAAATGAATCTGTAGCGCGTATAGTCATGTTTCTCTGTTTTGGCACAGCTATCTTATCACTAGCTGTCCATTGGCGCATGACGACAACTCAAGGAAGTTTTGAGCAGCCAGCTTCCGCCGCCGGAAGCCGATCTGAGGTGGCTGATGGGGGTCTAGGTAAAACTGTTCCTGGCGCATCTATAGCTCCTGTTCAACCGACTCACCAGCCAGATATCCAGAAAAGTGCTGTACCGCGTCTGTCTGTTGCACTCAGCACCAATTCTGCCGGTTCTAATCAGTTGCGATCGCTGTTTTCCAGACAAAGGCAGAATTCCCCGGATTTGTCTTCACAAACATCATCTCAGACGGAAGTGGTAGTGAATTTAAGCGATCGCCGTACTTATGTTTACAAGAAAGGTGAAGTCATAGCCAGTTACCCCATTGCTATAGGTAAAGAAGGTTGGGAAACCCCTACTGGTTCTTTCCGCGTTACGGATATGCAACAGTATCCGATTTGGCAGCACCCAATCACGGACAAAGTATTTCCATCAGGTGCTGATAGTCCTTTGGGTGAGCGATGGATTGGTTTTTGGTCAGATGGACGTAATGAGATTGGCTTTCACGGCACACCAGATACACACTTGTTAGGAGCGGCGATTTCTCATGGCTGTTTAAGAATGCGTAATGATGATGTCCGCTTATTATATGAACAGGTTAATATTGGCACACTTGTGTCTGTGCGTGATTGA
- a CDS encoding late competence development ComFB family protein, giving the protein MSIEKIVEQALQDGYLTPVMEAEVGRICDNASELSIEEYMALDRLMGALLIGEVVAVPRKQFINVMEELVLTEAIARAAEIEATSERSLDVGDIAAYALNRLPPLYATTEEGASYQRLRAKAELQELISQQITESIGRNLDQANDKRTPVFGKNTGNEVLRQVSNLLQVYAPNFEQKSQL; this is encoded by the coding sequence ATGAGTATTGAAAAAATTGTAGAACAAGCTCTCCAGGATGGTTATTTAACACCAGTAATGGAAGCAGAAGTTGGAAGAATCTGTGATAACGCATCCGAACTCTCCATTGAGGAGTACATGGCGCTAGATCGACTGATGGGGGCATTATTGATCGGTGAGGTAGTGGCGGTACCTCGCAAACAATTCATTAACGTCATGGAAGAATTGGTACTAACTGAGGCGATCGCCAGAGCCGCAGAAATCGAAGCCACCAGCGAAAGATCCTTGGATGTAGGAGATATCGCTGCTTACGCCCTCAACCGCTTACCACCCTTGTATGCGACGACAGAAGAAGGTGCGAGCTACCAACGTCTACGTGCGAAGGCGGAACTCCAAGAATTAATTTCCCAACAAATTACTGAGTCCATAGGGCGTAACCTCGACCAAGCCAACGACAAGAGAACGCCAGTCTTCGGCAAAAACACTGGTAATGAAGTTCTGCGCCAAGTCAGTAATTTACTCCAGGTTTACGCACCAAACTTTGAGCAAAAATCTCAGTTGTAA
- a CDS encoding sigma-70 family RNA polymerase sigma factor: MSQSITVSWSTVDARYPEASVQVDKLSNHDLILRCQVGLRPDRAAFAELLRRYQSQVDRVLYHLAPDWPDRADLAQEVWIRVYRNVNRLQEPVKFRGWLSRIATNLFYDELRKRKRVASPLSLDAPRTLEDGEMDWEIAGDTPGPEEELTTREFYEQLREAIADLPEVFRTTIVLREIEGMAYEEIAEITGVSLGTVKSRIARARSRLQTQLQNYLDS; the protein is encoded by the coding sequence ATGAGCCAATCGATTACTGTATCCTGGTCAACGGTTGATGCAAGATACCCAGAAGCATCGGTGCAAGTTGACAAACTATCTAATCACGATCTGATTTTACGCTGTCAAGTCGGACTGCGCCCAGACCGTGCTGCGTTTGCAGAGCTATTGCGCCGCTATCAAAGTCAAGTTGATCGAGTTTTATACCACCTGGCTCCAGATTGGCCAGACAGAGCTGATTTGGCTCAAGAAGTGTGGATTCGAGTATATCGAAATGTCAACCGATTACAAGAACCAGTCAAGTTTAGGGGCTGGTTAAGCCGGATTGCTACCAACTTGTTTTATGACGAGTTGCGTAAACGTAAGCGGGTAGCTAGTCCCTTATCACTAGATGCGCCCCGCACACTAGAAGACGGGGAAATGGATTGGGAAATTGCAGGTGATACTCCCGGACCAGAGGAAGAACTGACAACTAGAGAGTTTTACGAGCAACTGCGAGAAGCGATCGCCGATTTACCAGAGGTGTTTCGGACTACAATTGTTCTCAGAGAAATCGAAGGGATGGCTTATGAAGAAATTGCCGAAATTACTGGTGTTTCTTTAGGAACAGTGAAATCGAGAATCGCCAGAGCTAGATCCAGATTGCAAACTCAGTTGCAAAATTATCTAGATTCCTAA